The genomic DNA TTAACGGTAACACAACCTTCTTCTAGCACTGTAAGAATTCAATGTGGAATCAATGATACTTCCATATCTAGAAGTTTTATTTTATTAGGAACAAAATCAGGAGGAGGAAGTGTAGGGGCTTTTATAAGCCAAGATAAATGCGAGGTCAATTGGTATGTAGATAGCGATGGCGATTCCTTTGGAGATGCTTTTGGCGTACCAGTAGTTAGTTGTACAGACCCTAGTGATATATATATTTCCTATGTCCAGAATAACGATGATGTTTGTCCAGAAATACCTGGACCCGATTCAGGATGTCCTTTAGGTCAAGTACCGGAAGACATGAATTGGATCACTTCTAAGTCTTACGACATTAATGGTAATTTAAAGGCAAGTTCCAAAGCTTATTTCAATGATTTAGGAAAAAGTATTCAATCTCAAAGTGTTGATATAAAAACAGGAGACACTTGGGCTTCCAGTACTTTATATGATGTGCAGGGAAGGCCTGCATTAAGTACCCTAAGTGCACCAATAAATAGCACGGGTGACTTCTTATACAAATCAGATTTTATTCGGAATTCTGCTAATAATACATATTCCAGTTCAGATTTTGAACCGAACCCAGAAACTCCGGATGAGGTAGCAACAACAACGACCAATACTTTAGGTTGGTATTATAGTACAAATAACGATGATACCAGACAAGAAGGAAATACTTATCAAGACATCACATCACATCCATTTTCGAGAACTATTTATAGTGAACTAAATCCAGGAACAGCATTAAAGATAATAGGTGGAAATAAACAAAATGGTGAGTGGAAACAAAGTTATACGTTTAGCATGCCAGCTGGAGACGAATTAACACATTCTATTGCTTTTAACGATGCAAGCTATAAAGTAGTAAATGATAGAAAAATTATAAAAACCATAAGTAAAGATGCACATAACAATGAAGTCGTTGTTTTTACAGATACCGATGGCAAAACATTAGCAGCAGCACGAACAAGAGCCGGTACTTCACGTAGTACAATTATTGATATAAGCACCCAAGGCTATGTAGACGTACATGTGCCTGTAGGAGCCACAGGGTTCACTATAGATGGTGTTTCCGGAATAACAACAGAAGTTTATGATTTAATAACAGAACAACCCACTACAGCAGCAACTAATGCATTACCTAGCGGATTCTATAGAGTATCCATTACTAATTTAGACAATTACAATCCAATTAACTCAGAAACTACAGTTCATATTAATTGTAAAGAAAACTATTACGATTACAGTTTAAATGAATATGATGAAGCAGGGCGTTTAAAAGCTTCGTATCAACCTGTTGGTAATACAAAAGCGCAAAAACCGGTGACTACATATAGTTATAATGCATTGGGGCAACTATTGAGTACCACAAGTCCGGACGAAGGGACTGCTAATTTTAAATATCGTAGAGATGGGCAAATCCGATTTTCACAGAATTCCAAACAATTGGCAAACACGGAGTTCTCTTATACAAATTATGATGCGTTAGGACGTCCCATAGAAAGCGGGGTGTTTAACGAAGGCACAGTTACTTTTGCCAACTCAGATAATATTGTAAATAATATTGATGACCCTATTACACCAGCTGATGAGGATGGTTTACCAAACGCTAGTTGTAGTGAACAACAATTTACGACTTATGACACTTTAGATGCCTCAGATATTGCTTTTTTAGGAACTGTTAATAGCAGTTATGGAGCCCCATCCTTTTTAGCGGGCAATGTAGCCAAAACATCTAACGCTAATACAACGACCTATTATAGTTATGATGTGTATGGTCGTGTAGAATGGGTAGTACAATCCATTCCTGTTTTAGGCACCAAGACCATTGATTATAAATACGACCAAATTACAGGAGCTGTTACAGAAGTTGATTATCAAAAATATTCGACAATTAATGACCGTTTTATACATCATTATACTTACAATGCTCAAGATAACAGCCTTATAAAAGTAGAAACTTCTACCAATGGCAGTAGTTACACGACTCATGCAGATTATAAATATTACGAAACTGGCGCACTAAAACAAGTAGATCTAGCAACTTTAAGTGGAACCCCTTTGCAAACCATCGATTATGTGTATAATTTAAATGGACAATTAAAGGCTATAAACCCAGGGAACGATGCCAACGATCTATTTAGTATGCAAATAGATTATCATAGTAGCGACTATACACGTTCGGTAAGCAATATAAGTACCCCAAATTATGGGCAAGATCAATTTAATGGAAATATTAAAGGGGTTCGTTGGAAGAATAAAGAAATAGACAATACAGAGCAAACCTACAGTTACTATTATAATAAGAATAATTGGCTTAGTGATGCAATATACGGGCAGTATGCTAAAACAGGGGGGGACGGATCAAAAGTAAGTATTATAGACGATAATATTTACGAAAGCGGGACCACTACCAATCTTAAGGCTACTAGTAGCATTACGCTTCTGCCAGATTTTCACGCAAAATCGGGTGCAACCTTAACGGCTAATATTTCGGGGATTGCTGACTCATTTCAATCGGGAGATTATAATGTGTCCGATATTACCTATGATGCTAATGGAAATATAAGAACCCTTAACCGAAACAAAAATACGAGTAGCGGGAGCAATAGCATGGATCAATTAAGTTATAACTACGATCCTACAAAACCTAACCAATTATTACGTGTAGATGATGCAGCAGGAACCGTTTTAGAAGGGAAAGATATTGGAGACCAAGATGGCGAAAATTATGAGTATAACGAGATAGGGCAGTTAGTTAAAAACAATGCGGAAGGTATAGAATATGTTTACAATGCAAGCGGACTCGTTACAGAAGTCAAGAAAAATTCGTTACCTTTGGTTAAGTTCTTTTATAATGATAAAGGATACCGTGTAAAAAAGGAAATTTATACAGGAAGTTCATTGACACGTACCGACTATTATATTCGTGATGCCTCAGGAACTGCTTTGGCTATTTATGAAGACACAACGATAAAAGAGCATACTATTTACGGGGCTAGTCGTTTAGGGGTATATAACCGAGGAGATGGTTCTAGCTATTATCAACTCACAGACCATTTAGGTAATGTAAGAGCTATAATTGGTAGAGCAAGCGATGATACACCTATTGCTATGTTATCTAGTACAGATTACTATCCTTTTGGGATGCCGATGCCCAATCGTGATAATGGTGAAAATAGCTACCGCTATGCTTACCAAGGACAGGAAAAAGACCCTGAGACTGGGAAAGAGGCTTTTGAGTTAAGGCTTTGGGATAGTAGGATTGGGAGGTGGTTGACTACTGACCCTGCAGGACAATATGCGAGTCCTTATTTAGGGATGGGGAATAATCCTTTAAATTTAGTTGACCTTGATGGTGCTTTTGCAGGCCCACCACCTGATTGGGTAAGTAAAGATGGTAAAAACTTTTACTGGGATTCAAATATTACTTCCGAGGCTCAGGCTAAAGAGGTTGGTTTAATTTATGGGGGTAAGACTATAAGCGAGACTATAAAAAGAATGGATAGTCCTTATATATTGAATTGGTTCGAGTCTCTCCCAAATTTTGATTTAAAAAGCTTTTATGAACCTCTTGTTAAAGACGCCTACTATGAGTCTCTCTCACGTCATGTTGTGGCTCAAAAAAATAAAAATAATCTATTGGAAATTGCAAGGAAAAATAGAGATGAATTGGAATTTGAAAATATATTGAATAAACCTGCTTTGTTTGCTCCTGTTGATTTAAGTTTTGCATCTCAATTTGCACCTGGGAAGAATTATGCTTCATTTAATACTGTTTTAGAATGGGGTAATGAATCATATAAAGTATTAATTCGAGTTCAGAATGTACATAAAGAAAATAGATTTGCTGATAGAATTAATTTTATTGGAGAACCTGGTCATGGAAGTAGCGCTGTTGGGAAAGGAAGTAAACTGAATTGGTATCAACATCGATTGGGAGAAAGCGAAATAATAAGAGTAATTTTTGGGCCTAAAAATATACAAGGTTATCGTAATTTTGGTAGCCAATAAAATATGTTATCTATTTAACTATTATGAGACAGTACAGAAAGGCTTACTTTATAATTATTGTGGTTTTATTAGTCATTTATCTGGCTTACAAATATCATAATTTTAAAAAGTATGTTAATATATATAATAATGAGTCCTCCGTTTTGGTTGAAAGAATAGAGTATTATTCTAGTTCTAGAATGGATAATGTTCCAAGTAATAAAAAGGATTTTGATAAAATGTATGAATGGCTTAAAAATATTGAAGAAACTAAAAATATTCTAGAATATGGAATAAATTTTAAATACGATAGTCTTGATAAATCTCTTTCTGTCTATTCTTTTGGTATTGATAGGGGTGATGATAATTTAAAAAAGCCTTATTATTCTGCTTCTGCATCCAATGAATACTCAATATTTGGAGCAAATGATATTATAAAAAGTTGGAATTTTTATGATGTTTTTAATACCAAAGGAAAAGATGTTCTATTGTTTAAACTTTTTTTAAATGAAGATTATTTGTGTAGGAATTTCGTTCAAAATGAAAGATATTTAAGAGAAGAACTTTCTATTCCGTATGCGCAAGCATATGTATTTTATCAAGGTAATCAAAGAGTTTCCAAAGAACTAGAAAAACAATTAAAAGAAAAAGTCAGACCTTATAAATATTTAATAGCTCCTTCTATTTCAAAATTAAATGATAATACAAAAATATCTTTTATAAGATACAAAGATGGAAAATTTGTTTCTGTATGCTCCGATAATATAAATATAAATATTTTTGATACTAGTTTAAAGGAAACCCTAATAAACAATAAGGTTGATTATGCAATAATACCAATATTAATTGATGAGACTGATGAATTAAAATAGGGTCAAGGGTTAAATAATAGATTAAGCGCGAGTGTACATTTTGTACGCTCATTTTTTATGGATTAACGATACCCCGCTAGTATTTACTAGTCAGCTATACCAAAGAGTGCTTAGAGAAAACACTTCAAATCATATAAGTAATGGTGTTAACTCTCATATAATTCCGAGTTTTGGCACTACTACTAATTTAGGAGCTATTGGAAACACTACAAACGGAGGTCTAGCTTTAGCCCAAGATTTAGGAGGTTGGAATAGTCCCGGTTCTGACGGTAGGGTTTGGATAGGCTGTATGTCTTGTCATGGTAATAATGGTGCATATAGGACTCTTGCCTATGATTCTCCAGATGCTAAACTAGGACGTTTTATAGCAGCACATTTACCCATTGCTCCAGCTTTACCACAAATAAATTTAGGACTAAAACAAGGAGTTTCAAATATTATTGTTAAAAAGTTACT from Flavivirga abyssicola includes the following:
- a CDS encoding RHS repeat domain-containing protein — translated: MEKYIKNRVRLMVLFILTFIINTSLSAQNCFSTTLSQSSVQFSLSGGTSSINVSFPLGCSNPTISVDGAPSWLTTSVSGTTINLSCGAASSYRTVNLAVRVNGNIVNGFGVKQGTAPPPPACSISGLPSSIDINRLGETLDYTLTFSNCSPSYLTFESATGGPVPSWLTVTQPSSSTVRIQCGINDTSISRSFILLGTKSGGGSVGAFISQDKCEVNWYVDSDGDSFGDAFGVPVVSCTDPSDIYISYVQNNDDVCPEIPGPDSGCPLGQVPEDMNWITSKSYDINGNLKASSKAYFNDLGKSIQSQSVDIKTGDTWASSTLYDVQGRPALSTLSAPINSTGDFLYKSDFIRNSANNTYSSSDFEPNPETPDEVATTTTNTLGWYYSTNNDDTRQEGNTYQDITSHPFSRTIYSELNPGTALKIIGGNKQNGEWKQSYTFSMPAGDELTHSIAFNDASYKVVNDRKIIKTISKDAHNNEVVVFTDTDGKTLAAARTRAGTSRSTIIDISTQGYVDVHVPVGATGFTIDGVSGITTEVYDLITEQPTTAATNALPSGFYRVSITNLDNYNPINSETTVHINCKENYYDYSLNEYDEAGRLKASYQPVGNTKAQKPVTTYSYNALGQLLSTTSPDEGTANFKYRRDGQIRFSQNSKQLANTEFSYTNYDALGRPIESGVFNEGTVTFANSDNIVNNIDDPITPADEDGLPNASCSEQQFTTYDTLDASDIAFLGTVNSSYGAPSFLAGNVAKTSNANTTTYYSYDVYGRVEWVVQSIPVLGTKTIDYKYDQITGAVTEVDYQKYSTINDRFIHHYTYNAQDNSLIKVETSTNGSSYTTHADYKYYETGALKQVDLATLSGTPLQTIDYVYNLNGQLKAINPGNDANDLFSMQIDYHSSDYTRSVSNISTPNYGQDQFNGNIKGVRWKNKEIDNTEQTYSYYYNKNNWLSDAIYGQYAKTGGDGSKVSIIDDNIYESGTTTNLKATSSITLLPDFHAKSGATLTANISGIADSFQSGDYNVSDITYDANGNIRTLNRNKNTSSGSNSMDQLSYNYDPTKPNQLLRVDDAAGTVLEGKDIGDQDGENYEYNEIGQLVKNNAEGIEYVYNASGLVTEVKKNSLPLVKFFYNDKGYRVKKEIYTGSSLTRTDYYIRDASGTALAIYEDTTIKEHTIYGASRLGVYNRGDGSSYYQLTDHLGNVRAIIGRASDDTPIAMLSSTDYYPFGMPMPNRDNGENSYRYAYQGQEKDPETGKEAFELRLWDSRIGRWLTTDPAGQYASPYLGMGNNPLNLVDLDGAFAGPPPDWVSKDGKNFYWDSNITSEAQAKEVGLIYGGKTISETIKRMDSPYILNWFESLPNFDLKSFYEPLVKDAYYESLSRHVVAQKNKNNLLEIARKNRDELEFENILNKPALFAPVDLSFASQFAPGKNYASFNTVLEWGNESYKVLIRVQNVHKENRFADRINFIGEPGHGSSAVGKGSKLNWYQHRLGESEIIRVIFGPKNIQGYRNFGSQ
- a CDS encoding polymorphic toxin type 24 domain-containing protein — protein: MYAHFLWINDTPLVFTSQLYQRVLRENTSNHISNGVNSHIIPSFGTTTNLGAIGNTTNGGLALAQDLGGWNSPGSDGRVWIGCMSCHGNNGAYRTLAYDSPDAKLGRFIAAHLPIAPALPQINLGLKQGVSNIIVKKLLKNKDYSVTIVKNQIVKKSGDIKHIRYDLKGPAHNGIPTPHKQIYRIHLNPNNGKGRPKVEHKSATWSDLFEITRYLKSLE